The nucleotide sequence GCCGGGGATAAGGGGTGTTCACGTCGTTCTCCGTCGATGTCGGGTCGGTCGGGGCCGGGGGTGGAGCGTCAGGCGGCGAGGGCCCCGCGCACGGTCTCGCGGAGGGCGGCGAACTTGGCGTCCCGCAGGAACCCGGCGGCGTCCACGTGTTCGGGGTACACCCCGAGCGCCTTGAAGTTGTCGGCCAGGTCCTGTGTGCCCGTGGCGGCGGCGTCGTCGATGGGTGCCAGGCGGTCGGCGGGGGATTCCGACAGCCGGCCGGCCTTCGCCAGGTCCAGGTACACCTCGCGCTCCAGGGGGGCCGTGCCGAAGCCGCCGCTCTGGGCAAAGGCCTCGACGGCCGCCTCGGTGGAGGTGTTGATCCAGCGCTGGGCGTCGGCGACCTGCCGGACGAACCGCGCGGCGGCCTCGGGGAAGTCCCCGGCGAACGACGCGCTGGCGACCCAGAAGGCGTAGTCGTAGGTGCGGACCCCGGGGAGCGTGCGCGCGCCGTGGCGCCGCCGGCCCAGTTCGATCATGGGCTGCCAGCTGATCCACGCGTCGACGCTGCCGTTCGCGAAGGCGGCCTCCGCGTCGGCGGCCTTGAGGTTGACGTGCTGCACGTCGGAAAGCCGCAGCCCGGCCGTCTCCAGGTACTTCACGAGGCTGTACGTGCCCGTCGTGCCCTGCTGGTCGGCGACGCGCTTGCCCTTGAGGTCGGCGGCGCCGCGGATCGGCGAGTCCTCCGGGACGAGGATGTCGACCTCGTTCGCGGGAAGCGGGTAGGCCGCGAGCGGCACGATCGGCACGCCGCCGCCTATCGCGTAGATCAGCGCGGTGGCCGTGGCGAACGAGACGTCCACGCTGCCGGCCTTGATCGCCTCCATGGCGTTGAGGGACGCGGCGAAGCCGGACGGCCAGGCGAACCGCGTGCCGCCGAGCGCGGCACCCGGGTCCATGCCGTTGAGTCCGCGCTGGAGGACGGCGGTGGGTCCGGTGCGGCCGTCCCCGATGACCGCGACGCGGGCGGTGGCCGGCACGCCGTCGCGCAGCGCGTCCGTCCGGGCGCGGTCGGACGACGAGCACCCGGTGAGCGAGGGGACCAACAGGGCCGCCGCACCGGCGCCGCCGAGGCCGAGGAAGGAGCGCCGGGACAGCGCGCGGGACCGGTCGTCGGACGCCCCGATGGGCCGGGGACGGGAGAAGACGGGCATGGAACAACCTTTCGCCGAGGGGCTGGTGGCGCCGCGTGGGCGCGCGAGGGGGACGGAGCCGGTGCGGACCGGGCCGGCGGGCGGGTGCGCGGCTTTCCGTGGTGCGGACCGAACCGTGGTTCGGGGGCGACGGGAGTGTCGCGGGGGTGCGGATGCCGGGGCCGCGAAGGACGCCGCGGCCGACAGGGCCTGACGAGCCGTCAGGGCACGAGCAACTGCTCCAGCAGTTCTTCCTTCCACCGTGCGAGCCGCGGATCCCCCCGCCGCCGGGGACGGGGCAGGTCGACCGCGAGGTCGCGCGCGACCCGCCCCTCGCCCAGCACGATCACCCGGTCGGACAGCACCAACGCCTCCTCGACGTCGTGCGTGACCAGGAGAACCGTGCGCGGGGAGTCCAGCCACAGGCGCTCCAGGAGCTGCTGCACGGTGATCCGCGTGATGGCGTCCAGGGCGCCGAACGGCTCGTCCAGCAGCAGGAGTTCGGGGCTGTGCAGCAGCGCCCTGGCCAACGCCACCCGCTGGCGCTGGCCCCCGGACAACTGGGCCGGCCAGTCGTCCTCGCGGCCTTCGAGGCCGACCGCGGCGAGGAGTTCGCGGGCCTGCCGCACCTGCGGGCGGCGTCCGAGGCGGACGTTGTCCACGACGCTGCGCCACGGCAGGAGCCGGTCCTCCTGGAACATCATCCGCACGGTCGGGGTGCCCGGCGTGTCGGAGGTGACCTGCACGCTGCCGCGGGTGGGCTCCTCCAAGCCCGCCACGATCCGCAGCAGGGTGCTCTTGCCGACCCCGCTCGGCCCGAGGAACGAGACGAACGTGCCCGCCGCGACGTCCAGTTCGACGCCGTCCAGGACCGTGCGACCGCCGTACGAGCGCCCCACGCCGCGCAGTTCCAGCCGTGCTCCGGGCGCGGTCATCGCGACTCCTTGCGGTACGAGGGGTGCCACCTCAGGGCCCGGCGCTCGATCAGGCGGGTGAGGATGTCCGCCAGCAGGCCGGCCAGTGCGTACAGCACGATCGCGAGCACGAGCTGTTCGGTGCGCAGCAGTTCGCGGGCGTTCTGGGCGAGGTAGCCGATGCCGTCCTGGGAGGCGATGGTCTCCGCGACCACGAGGGTGAGCCACGCGACGCCGAGGGCGTACCGGATGCCCGACAGGATCGACGGCAT is from Yinghuangia sp. ASG 101 and encodes:
- a CDS encoding ABC transporter substrate-binding protein, with translation MPVFSRPRPIGASDDRSRALSRRSFLGLGGAGAAALLVPSLTGCSSSDRARTDALRDGVPATARVAVIGDGRTGPTAVLQRGLNGMDPGAALGGTRFAWPSGFAASLNAMEAIKAGSVDVSFATATALIYAIGGGVPIVPLAAYPLPANEVDILVPEDSPIRGAADLKGKRVADQQGTTGTYSLVKYLETAGLRLSDVQHVNLKAADAEAAFANGSVDAWISWQPMIELGRRRHGARTLPGVRTYDYAFWVASASFAGDFPEAAARFVRQVADAQRWINTSTEAAVEAFAQSGGFGTAPLEREVYLDLAKAGRLSESPADRLAPIDDAAATGTQDLADNFKALGVYPEHVDAAGFLRDAKFAALRETVRGALAA
- a CDS encoding ABC transporter ATP-binding protein, producing the protein MTAPGARLELRGVGRSYGGRTVLDGVELDVAAGTFVSFLGPSGVGKSTLLRIVAGLEEPTRGSVQVTSDTPGTPTVRMMFQEDRLLPWRSVVDNVRLGRRPQVRQARELLAAVGLEGREDDWPAQLSGGQRQRVALARALLHSPELLLLDEPFGALDAITRITVQQLLERLWLDSPRTVLLVTHDVEEALVLSDRVIVLGEGRVARDLAVDLPRPRRRGDPRLARWKEELLEQLLVP